The Cytobacillus sp. NJ13 sequence GAATGCTGGCAACTAAGATCAAGGGTTGCGCTCGTTGCGGGACTTAACCCAACATCTCACGACACGAGCTGACGACAACCATGCACCACCTGTCATCCTGTCCCCCGAAGGGGAACGCCCTATCTCTAGGGTTGTCAGGAGATGTCAAGACCTGGTAAGGTTCTTCGCGTTGCTTCGAATTAAACCACATGCTCCACCGCTTGTGCGGGCCCCCGTCAATTCCTTTGAGTTTCAGCCTTGCGGCCGTACTCCCCAGGCGGAGTGCTTAATGCGTTTGCTGCAGCACTAAAGGGCGGAAACCCTCTAACACTTAGCACTCATCGTTTACGGCGTGGACTACCAGGGTATCTAATCCTGTTTGCTCCCCACGCTTTCGCGCCTCAGCGTCAGTTACAGACCAAAGAGTCGCCTTCGCCACTGGTGTTCCTCCACATCTCTACGCATTTCACCGCTACACGTGGAATTCCACTCTTCTCTTCTGCACTCAAGTTCCCCAGTTTCCAATGACCCTCCCCGGTTGAGCCGGGGGCTTTCACATCAGACTTAAGGAACCGCCTGCGCGCGCTTTACGCCCAATAATTCCGGACAACGCTTGCCACCTACGTATTACCGCGGCTGCTGGCACGTAGTTAGCCGTGGCTTTCTGGTTAGGTACCGTCAAGGTACCGGCAGTTACTCCGGTACTTGTTCTTCCCTAACAACAGAGTTTTACGATCCGAAAACCTTCATCACTCACGCGGCGTTGCTCCGTCAGACTTTCGTCCATTGCGGAAGATTCCCTACTGCTGCCTCCCGTAGGAGTCTGGGCCGTGTCTCAGTCCCAGTGTGGCCGATCACCCTCTCAGGTCGGCTACGCATCGTCGCCTTGGTGAGCCGTTACCTCACCAACTAGCTAATGCGCCGCGGGCCCATCTGTAAGTGATAGCCGAAACCATCTTTCAGCTTTCCCTCATGTAAGGGAAAGAATTATCCGGTATTAGCCCCGGTTTCCCGGAGTTATCCCAGTCTTACAGGCAGGTTGCCCACGTGTTACTCACCCGTCCGCCGCTGACTTCAGGGAGCAAGCTCCCATCTGTCCGCTCGACTTGCATGTATTAGGCACGCCGCCAGCGTTCGTCCTGAGCCAGGATCAAACTCTCCATATAAGAGTTGATTAAGCTCATAAGTTGTCTTTTCAAAAAAGACTAAAGAATTAACGTTGACGTTTTTGTTCGTTCAGTTTTCAAAGATCAATCCGCCGCTCAGAAGCGACTTTATTAATATATCATTTCTCAATCACTTCGTCAACAACTTTTTTAAAACTATCAAATCTTGTTAACGTCTCAAGCGACTGTTTTTCTATAATAACACCTGTTGCCCATATGGTCAACAAGATATTCGTAAAAACTAAAAAGATTTTATTATGCATTTAAATCAGAAGAAACCAGCTGCGTTAAATCGCAGCTGGTTTCTTCTATATATATTACTATTTGGAGATGACAATGATTTCTTTTTCTTTTAGATCAACAGCGCCTGGCTTATTAATCTTGATCCCTTCACCCTGCTGAAGGTTTGTAAATACGATTGGCGTGATGATAGAAGTTGCATTTTTCTCGATATAATCAAGATCCACTTTCAACAGCGGCTGCCCTGCTTCTACACGGTCATTTTCAGCAACTAACGCTTCAAATCCCTGACCTTTCAGGTTTACTGTATCAATACCTACATGGATAAGGATTTCGCGGCCTGAATCTGAAAGGATGCCGATTGCATGCTTTGTCGGGAACATGTTAACGATTTTCCCATCTACCGGTGATACAACAGTTCCTTCTGCAGGTACAATCGCAAAACCATCACCCATCATTTTACCTGAGAATACAGCGTCAGGTACTTCTGTGATTGGTTTGATTTCTCCTTTGATCGGTGAAATGAAAAGCTCTTCCTTGTGCTCAGTCTGAAGAGCTTCAGGATTTACTTCTTCAATTTGCTGTTCAACTCCGCCTTCCGGAGCTTTTTCAACCGCGCGCGGTCTTTTGCCGCTCATGATATCTTTCATTTGTCCTTTGATTGTTTCAGATCTTGGGCCAAAGATAGCCTGGATGTTGTTTCCTACTTCCAGTACTCCAGATGCACCAAGTTTTTTTAAGCGTTCTTTATCTACATTTTTAATATCGTTTACTGATACACGAAGACGAGTAATACATGCATCAAGATGAGCGATGTTTTCTTGTCCGCCCATAGCATCAAGAACTTCATATGGAAGATCTCCGCCTTTACCTGAAGAAGCTGTTTCTTCATCTTCTGCTTCTTCACGGCCCGGAGTCATTAAATTAAATTTGCGGATGGCAAATCGGAAGCCAAAGTAATAGATCACAGCAAATACTAATCCAACCGGAATGACAATCCAGGCATTTGTCTGAGGGTTGATTAAACCGAATAGAATATAGTCAATCAAACCGCCTGAGAAAGTCATGCCGATTTTCACATCCAAGAGATGCATGGTCATGAATGACAGACCCGCAAACACTGCGTGAACCGCAAACAGGATAGGAGCTACGAATAAGAATGAGAACTCCAGCGGCTCTGTAATACCTGTTAAGAAAGAAGTTAACGCCGCAGATGCCATAAGGCCTCCGACTACCACTTTCTTTTCCGGGCGTGCCTCATGATAAATTGCTAATGCAGCGGCAGGAAGACCGAACATCATGAAAGGGAATTTACCAGTCATGAATGTACCTGCAGTAAGGTTTTGTACATTATCACTGATTTGCGCCATGAAAATACGCTGGTCACCTCGAACCGTTTCACCTGCATTCGTTACATACTGTCCAAATTCATACCAGAATGGAGAGTAGAAAATATGATGAAGACCAAACGGAATTAATGAGCGTTCAATTAATCCAAAAATAAACGCTGATAGAGTCAAGTTCGCATGAACCATGTTTTGAGAGAAAGCATTTAGCCCTTCCTGGATTGGCGGCCAGATAACCAGCATCAGCAAGCCAAGGACTACAGACGTTGCAGCCGTAATAATCGGAACGAAACGCTTTCCGGCAAAGAATCCTAAATATGATGGAAGTTCGATTTCAAAAAACTTGTTATACAATGCAGCGGCGATAATACCAACAATGATACCGCCGAATACACCTGTCTGCAGAGTTGGGATTCCTAAGATGTTTGCATAGTTAAGCCCATTTACATCCTCTGCAGTAATTCCTGCAGCCGTACCCATTGTCACATTCATAATTAGATAGCCGATAATGGCAGCAAGCGCAGCTACACCTTCACCGCCGGCCAAACCAACTGCTACACCAACTGCAAATAGAACAGGCAGGTTGGCAAAAACGATATCTCCTGCTTTTTGCATAACCTGAGCGACGATTTCAACTCCGCTGTTATCCAGGAATGGAGCCAGCTCAAGCAGCGCCGGATTTTGCAGAGCCGCACCGATAGCGAGCAGTATACCCGCTGCCGGCAGTAATGCTAGTGGAAGCATTAAAGCTTTTCCGACTTTTTGCAGGACGCCAAATACTTTTTTAAACATATGTTAACCCCCTAAAGTTTTTACTCATTAAGCGTTTTCATTTAATAGCGGCAAGCATTAAAAAAAAATAAAAAAGGCATGAGGAAAAAAAGGATAGAATTCAGGTGTATACAAGGGTATCATACCCTTTTTACCTAAATTCAATTACCTTTCTTCACTCATGCCTGATCGAATCAGTAACACGTAAAGACTTGCCTGTATCTGGACAAGATACTTAATTTATTTTCTTTTGAAGCCTTTGCAGATGCATTGTCAGATAAACAGCTTCTGCATTAAAGACTGGTTTTTTTAATGTTTGCTGCATTACTTTAATGAGCTTCCAAGAGAGATTGTAGCATACCGGATATTCTTCTTTCAAGAGGGAAGTTATTTTTTCCGGCTCTTCAACCACCTCGCCTTTGTTTACCCGTTCAATGGTGAATCGGATATGGCGGACAAGCCTCATATAATCGATGCTGTCTTTATTAATCTTAATGTCCAGCTGTTCTTCAATCATATTCACGAGATGGGTTACCAGCTGAGAATGCTGATTGACTTCGGATAAATCGCGGTTCATCACAGCACTGTGAACATGGAGGGCAATGAACCCAATCTCCCCTTCAGGCAAATAAATGCCGGTCCGCTGTCCTATAAGATTCACTACTTCATGGGCAATTTCGTATTCAAATGGGTAGAGAGTCTTGGTTTCGATAAGAAAAGGGTTTTTCATTTCCATCCCTTTTTTCAGACGCGTTATTGCAAACATCAAGTGATCAGTTAACGCAACATGAATATGTTCATTAAGCATGGAATTCGCCCTTTGTTTAATCAATTGAATCGAGGAGATAATTGATTCAAGCAATTCATTATCCACAAAAGGCATCAGTTTAATATAATTCTCCTGCTCTTTTTCATTTTTAAGCACAAAGAGCTTTTCAACCAAATTAGAGTCGATTGGCTGGCCTGGCTTCCGGCTGAACCCAATCCCCTTGCCGATAAGGACAACTTCTCCAAATGACTCGTGGCTGCCAATGAGGACATTATTATTAAGCACTTTTTTTACCTTATACTCACCCATTCTCTTCTCCCCGCCCATTAAACAAATGTACTCTCATGGTATTAAAGCCTGTCCGGGAAGTCAACGTATTGATTTGAATAAAATAAAAAGAGACCCGCATTGAAGCGGGCCCTATTCATAATATTACTTCAGGAAAACGAAATACAAAACAAATATGACGAACAGCCCATACATGATTGGGTGAATCTCTTTGATTCTTCCTTTTACAATCATGGTGATTGGATAGAAAATAAATCCGATTGCAATACCTGTTGCGATACTGTAAGTCAATGGCATTGCAATAATGGTAAGGAATGCCGGAACTGCAATTTCAAACTTCGTCCAATCAATGTTGCCTAATGATGCAACCATCAATACACCGACAATGATCAGTGCCGGAGCTGTCACCGCAGAAGTGATGACTTCTAATAACGGGAAGAAGAATAATGATAACAGGAAGAACCCTGCTGTGACAATCGATGCAAATCCTGTTCTCGCACCTGCCGCAACCCCTGATGAGGACTCAATGAAAGAAGTTGTCGTGGATGTTCCGAATATCGCACCAACGACAGTTGCTGTGGAGTCCGCCAGAAGCGCTTTACCTGCGCGGGGCAATTTATTTTCTTTCATTAATCCCGCCTGGTTGGCAACACCCACTAAAGTTCCCGCTGTATCAAAGAAGTCAACGAATAGGAATGTCAGAACAACGACAAGCATGCTTGTTGAGAAGAATGAAGGGTCACTGTATGCCCCGAATGCCGCTCCAAACGTTGGAGCTACACTTGGCACGGAATCAACAACCTTTCCTGGTACGTCAATCAAGCCGGCAATCATCCCAACAATCGTCGTGAGTACCATTCCTATAAAAATTCCGCCATTAACACCTTTTGTCATCAGAATTACAGTGATGATGATCCCGAAAATAGCCAGAAGCACATTCCCATCAGTAAAATCGCCTAATCCTACAAGAACTGCATCATTATTGACAATCAGCCCTGCGCTTTGAGCACCGACAAATGTAATAAACAATCCGATTCCGGCACTGACCGCATACTTTAATTCTGCAGGAATCGAGTTAATAATTTTTTCACGCAAACCGGAAAGGGATAAAATGATAAAGATAATCCCTGAGATAAGAACCCCGCCTAATGCATGCTGCCATGGAATTCCCATCGTTAAAACAACAGTATAAGCAAAAAATGCATTTAACCCCATACCTGGTGCTAGTGCAATTGGATACTTGGCTAATACCCCCATTAACAGAGATCCAATAGCCGCGGCTACTGCAGTTGCCACGAATACGGCACCATAGTCCATTCGCATGGTGTCAGGCAGATCCGGTATATCCATTAATGATAAAGTGATCGGATTAACGACTAAGATATAAGCCATTGCTAAAAAAGTTGTAAGTCCGCCAAGGAATTCACGGCGATAGTTCGTTCCAAGTTCTTCAAACTG is a genomic window containing:
- the ptsG gene encoding glucose-specific PTS transporter subunit IIBC, translating into MFKKVFGVLQKVGKALMLPLALLPAAGILLAIGAALQNPALLELAPFLDNSGVEIVAQVMQKAGDIVFANLPVLFAVGVAVGLAGGEGVAALAAIIGYLIMNVTMGTAAGITAEDVNGLNYANILGIPTLQTGVFGGIIVGIIAAALYNKFFEIELPSYLGFFAGKRFVPIITAATSVVLGLLMLVIWPPIQEGLNAFSQNMVHANLTLSAFIFGLIERSLIPFGLHHIFYSPFWYEFGQYVTNAGETVRGDQRIFMAQISDNVQNLTAGTFMTGKFPFMMFGLPAAALAIYHEARPEKKVVVGGLMASAALTSFLTGITEPLEFSFLFVAPILFAVHAVFAGLSFMTMHLLDVKIGMTFSGGLIDYILFGLINPQTNAWIVIPVGLVFAVIYYFGFRFAIRKFNLMTPGREEAEDEETASSGKGGDLPYEVLDAMGGQENIAHLDACITRLRVSVNDIKNVDKERLKKLGASGVLEVGNNIQAIFGPRSETIKGQMKDIMSGKRPRAVEKAPEGGVEQQIEEVNPEALQTEHKEELFISPIKGEIKPITEVPDAVFSGKMMGDGFAIVPAEGTVVSPVDGKIVNMFPTKHAIGILSDSGREILIHVGIDTVNLKGQGFEALVAENDRVEAGQPLLKVDLDYIEKNATSIITPIVFTNLQQGEGIKINKPGAVDLKEKEIIVISK
- a CDS encoding NCS2 family permease yields the protein MKKYFQFEELGTNYRREFLGGLTTFLAMAYILVVNPITLSLMDIPDLPDTMRMDYGAVFVATAVAAAIGSLLMGVLAKYPIALAPGMGLNAFFAYTVVLTMGIPWQHALGGVLISGIIFIILSLSGLREKIINSIPAELKYAVSAGIGLFITFVGAQSAGLIVNNDAVLVGLGDFTDGNVLLAIFGIIITVILMTKGVNGGIFIGMVLTTIVGMIAGLIDVPGKVVDSVPSVAPTFGAAFGAYSDPSFFSTSMLVVVLTFLFVDFFDTAGTLVGVANQAGLMKENKLPRAGKALLADSTATVVGAIFGTSTTTSFIESSSGVAAGARTGFASIVTAGFFLLSLFFFPLLEVITSAVTAPALIIVGVLMVASLGNIDWTKFEIAVPAFLTIIAMPLTYSIATGIAIGFIFYPITMIVKGRIKEIHPIMYGLFVIFVLYFVFLK
- a CDS encoding PRD domain-containing protein, with product MGEYKVKKVLNNNVLIGSHESFGEVVLIGKGIGFSRKPGQPIDSNLVEKLFVLKNEKEQENYIKLMPFVDNELLESIISSIQLIKQRANSMLNEHIHVALTDHLMFAITRLKKGMEMKNPFLIETKTLYPFEYEIAHEVVNLIGQRTGIYLPEGEIGFIALHVHSAVMNRDLSEVNQHSQLVTHLVNMIEEQLDIKINKDSIDYMRLVRHIRFTIERVNKGEVVEEPEKITSLLKEEYPVCYNLSWKLIKVMQQTLKKPVFNAEAVYLTMHLQRLQKKIN